A window of Lytechinus pictus isolate F3 Inbred chromosome 7, Lp3.0, whole genome shotgun sequence contains these coding sequences:
- the LOC129264833 gene encoding centrosomal protein of 170 kDa protein B-like isoform X1, translating into MAWCLVANTGMLHILQQDLMLIGRDQCDISIQSRSVDKQHSVIAYDQVDGSHSIKDVGSLNGTFVNDSRIPEETYIQLKKGDSIRFGYDPITYRFDSLQLDNISVVKDQEGFIKQEMNDLRDYYYEVEEDEEYEDAFLTRQSPPDYNQSLRRAMQKRNAKESRNTYGKQASLQDHRPTSHGSPLYGQPAWWGESEDPSPDGSSTSPDDLRPRADTYSTQGSSDDNHTLESPSPHERPSRLPSNVPERDIPVVIYNRSDRRPVHQETPPHPQPQAEITLMASSEKAIGFTIDFGSNDDAAPKMARPDSLQNCIPQNVRQKIEKSTRMMEELKAERLMKKSQEEEAVMQSPRASPLSSRTDGWSGVGQGGRRTPKGTPETPSPGYQGDVNFQQMQRKNKSSNCLSEPLPPTNLRQRTFVKSSHKSKPNQGSPSPITAVSPGIDTEEDSQYQDDVEGEVDGGGGDDVSETGTYTIESDSQSKEVQEARERIDEEFGVEIEEKVPSDDDTDKDVGDEEMEEEEVFTGKQNGGTRLDKVGPGLRVRGDGSSRTAVDKIDDIEGKHKGGPGTPQWVQQWATMTTNSALPTEQHLPPDRLASPDRHGSPDQIIDGYEAEQSSRITDRDDHLSKKPPSGTRVQTSTPRTAPLQSPDSSSPRGSRGKRILPTTPAEKLQTVRQSSTSSSSEHTMRQNGFQASNSSAFHSPRNRAIEQQQQQEQQRYLQDRGMEEKAFGKRRQLHGSSDPIVPMGYQEEEARRDSWGPEGSMDTDVLLKDTETLMRNLEERMRTKRQDTPSPEMSDSHDMPHDISQDISVVSFEADVDTDVDTASNVSLVGGNNTWAGSKSRHYSCPEDNTTSEHSHYTNGRQKVARSVEKPRTTQADTQNRSSGNKTAPAPAKGGIWSRLSTPNKHKMQPAEKEPESVSDTEHSFRRNTHLTSSLPTGRISNRTVSRGTSENTKAVKKPKSLKPPPNLSQPRQTRSTMLRKSRFSEDSGADHSDISPSSSMSDLSSSKNFRRGGSMRETRSGAVSDSGRRTPVERGRGRTSASSARNGDSSARTDHSLGSQIARHARTQSIQDQKTKTAEPRSRLPTSASHNRTPSGNLSRKSSIGSTDSNVSGVRKTSSGAWRRYDTADDSDHDVDNYIKNVSTRRTTTQNHQSEERQQAPVIQRQKSSSLQNLQSSPPRTSPTRKPPNLRVEIAQASNTLAQNLQRLAQGESINEIQIDRIPKEQLIFHFVQMMDELLSEDSVHLNRQDIWQGERFHPQVPLQRSSSLSFQPDQTSQGLAGSPPIHIKKKPFNKSESANDLIVVTKSQEQDCVSFDSLVLSSIHHLSIKMKDSADKIAYKLKKLQQPGASEDELSKVLRDSDFPLLKTNNKEIAGILQNLRKMEKRLEEIHGMVDPRNEIKLPEQLSPVNQMRRQYATEFNFATVSDSEAPLPMTTRHIGRAPVNTNLQRQRHTQQQQQQQQQQYQEHDEEEYYL; encoded by the exons GCGTTCTTGACGAGGCAGAGCCCACCGGATTACAACCAGTCCCTTCGCAGGGCAATGCAGAAGAGAAATGCCAAGGAAAGCAGGAATACATACGGCAAGCAAGCTAGCTTACAAG ATCATCGACCAACATCCCATGGTTCTCCCTTGTATGGTCAACCAGCATGGTGGGGTGAAAGTGAAGATCCTTCACCTGATGGTAGTAGTACTTCACCGGACGACCTGAGACCAAGAGCTGATACTTACTCAACTCAAG GTTCATCAGACGACAACCACACGCTAGAATCACCGTCCCCTCACGAGCGACCTTCCAGACTTCCTTCCAACGTGCCCGAACGGGACATCCCCGTCGTAATCTACAACCGCTCTGACCGCCGTCCCGTCCATCAAGAGACTCCGCCCCACCCCCAGCCCCAGGCGGAGATAACCCTGATGGCGTCGAGTGAGAAGGCCATCGGCTTCACCATCGACTTTGGGAGCAACGATGATGCTGCCCCGAAGATGGCGAGGCCAGACAGCCTCCAGAACTGCATTCCACAGAATGTGAGGCAGAAGATAGAGAAGAGCACACGTATGATGGAGGAGCTCAAGGCAGAGAGATTGATGAAGAAAAGCCAGGAGGAGGAAGCAGTCATGCAA AGCCCCAGGGCTTCTCCGCTGTCTTCAAGGACAGATGGATGGTCTGGGGTTGGACAAGGAGGACGTAGAACTCCCAAAGGTACACCAGAGACTCCATCACCAGGATATCAAG GAGATGTAAATTTCCAGCAAATGCAGCGCAAGAACAAGAGCTCCAATTGTCTTTCAGAACCTCTCCCTCCAACCAACCTTCGCCAAAGAACTTTTGTCAAGTCCAGTCACAAATCCAAGCCCAACCAGGGCTCGCCAAGCCCAATCACAGCGGTCAGTCCTGGGATAGACACTGAAGAGGACTCCCAGTACCAGGATGATGTGGAAGGTGAGGTGGATGGAGGAGGAGGGGATGACGTCAGTGAGACAGGAACCTACACCATCGAGAGTGACTCCCAGTCCAAGGAAGTCCAGGAGGCCAGGGAGAGGATTGATGAGGAGTTTGGGGTCGAGATCGAGGAAAAGGTACCCAGTGATGATGATACGGACAAGGATGTAGGGGATGAAgagatggaggaggaggaggtgttTACAGGAAAACAAAATGGTGGAACCAGACTGGATAAAGTAGGACCCGGTTTGAGAGTCAGAGGAGATGGAAGTAGCAGGACAGCAGTTGATAAAATTGATGATATTGAAGGAAAG CATAAAGGTGGACCAGGAACTCCACAGTGGGTTCAGCAGTGGGCTACCATGACCACCAACTCTGCCCTCCCAACAGAGCAGCACCTGCCACCTGACAGGTTAGCATCACCTGACAGACATGGGTCACCTGACCAAATCATCGATGGCTATGAGGCTGAACAATCTTCCAGGATTACTGACAGAG atGATCATCTGAGCAAGAAGCCACCATCAGGTACCAGAGTGCAAACATCTACACCCAGGACAGCACCTCTCCAATCACCGGATTCTTCCAGTCCAAGAGGATCTAGAGGGAAACGTATTCTGCCAACGACGCCTGCCGAGAAGCTTCAGACTGTTCGGCAGTCCTCCACGTCCAGCAGTTCTGAGCATACCATGAGACAAAATGGCTTTCAGGCCTCCAATTCCAGTGCCTTTCACAGCCCTAGAAACCGTGCCATAGAACAGCAACAGCAGCAAGAACAGCAACGCTATCTGCAAGACAGAGGCATGGAGGAAAAGGCTTTTGGAAAGAGGAGACAGCTTCATGGTAGCTCTGATCCTATCGTTCCAATGGGTTACCAGGAAGAGGAGGCACGGAGAGACTCTTGGGGGCCAGAGGGAAGCATGGATACTGATGTCCTTTTGAAAGACACTGAGACCTTGATGAGGAATCTTGAAGAGAGGATGCGGACAAAGCGTCAGGATACTCCATCTCCGGAGATGTCAGACTCTCATGATATGCCACATGATATATCGCAAGATATCTCTGTAGTGTCATTTGAAGCAGATGTAGATACTGATGTTGATACTGCAAGTAATGTGAGTTTAGTTGGAGGAAATAACACATGGGCAGGAAGTAAGAGCAGGCACTACTCTTGTCCTGAGGATAATACCACATCCGAACATTCACATTATACTAATGGAAGGCAGAAGGTTGCCAGAAGTGTAGAAAAGCCAAGAACAACTCAAGCAGATACACAGAATAGATCAAGTGGAAATAAAACTGCTCCTGCACCAGCTAAAGGTGGTATATGGAGTAGGCTGTCCACACCTAACAAACACAAGATGCAGCCTGCAGAGAAAGAACCTGAATCTGTAAGTGACACTGAACATTCCTTCAGAAGAAACACTCACCTGACAAGTTCATTACCTACAGGCAGGATATCAAACCGAACGGTATCAAGAGGAACGTCAGAAAATACCAAAGCAGTTAAAAAGCCCAAAAGTCTCAAACCCCCACCCAATTTATCACAGCCACGCCAAACTCGTAGCACCATGTTACGCAAGAGTAGATTCAGTGAAGACTCTGGCGCTGACCACAGTGACATCAGTCCCAGTTCTAGCATGTCAGATCTGAGCTCTTCCAAAAACTTTCGGCGTGGTGGATCAATGCGAGAAACCCGTAGTGGGGCTGTCTCTGATTCAGGTCGACGCACACCAGTGGAAAGAGGTAGGGGGAGAACTTCTGCATCTAGTGCCAGGAATGGAGACTCAAGTGCAAGGACAGACCATAGTCTTGGATCCCAGATTGCTCGACATGCCCGCACCCAGTCCATACAGGATCAGAAAACAAAGACTGCAGAGCCAAGGTCACGTCTTCCAACTTCTGCGTCCCACAATCGCACTCCATCTGGGAACTTATCCCGCAAAAGTTCTATTGGATCAACAGACAGTAATGTCAGTGGTGTCAGGAAAACTTCATCGGGTGCCTGGAGAAGGTACGACACGGCGGATGACTCGGACCATGATGTAGACAACTACATCAAGAACGTCAGTACTCGTCGCACAACAACACAGAACCACCAGAGCGAGGAGAGGCAGCAGGCACCAGTCATCCAGAGGCAGAAGTCCAGTTCCTTGCAGAACCTTCAGTCCTCTCCACCAAGGACATCACCAACGAGGAAACCACCCAATCTGCGGGTTGAGATTGCTCAGGCCAGTAACACCTTAGCTCAGAACCTTCAAAGGTTAGCTCAGGGAGAATCCATCAATGAGATTCAAATAGACAGGATTCCAAAAGAACAG ctcatatttcattttgtg CAAATGATGGATGAGTTATTGAGTGAAGATTCAGTTCATCTTAACAGACAGGATATATGGCAAGGTGAACGCTTTCATCCCCAGGTACCCCTTCAAAGGTCATCTTCACTCAGCTTTCAACCAG ATCAAACATCCCAAGGATTAGCAGGAAGTCCACCTATTCACATCAAGAAGAAACCATTCAATAAATCTGAG TCTGCGAATGACTTGATCGTTGTGACCAAG AGTCAGGAACAGGACTGTGTA TCGTTTGATAGTCTTGTGTTATCATCCATCCATCACTTGTCTATCAAGATGAAAGATTCTGCCGACAAAATTGCCTACAAACTGAA gAAGCTGCAGCAGCCAGGGGCCAGTGAAGATGAGTTGTCGAAAGTGTTAAGAGACAGCGATTTTCCTCTCCTCAAAACCAACAACAAGGAGATAGCTGGTATCCTCCAAAACCTGCGGAAGATGGAGAAACGACTGGAAG AAATCCATGGCATGGTGGATCCTCGGAATGAGATCAAGCTTCCTGAACAACTCTCTCCAGTCAATCAAATGAGGCGACAGTACGCCACAGAGTTTAACTTTGCTACTGTTTCTGACTCTGAGGCACCCTTACCCATGACAACAAGACACATTGGTCGTGCCCCAGTCAACACTAACCTTCAGAGGCAGAGGCACactcagcagcagcagcagcagcaacaacaacagtATCAAGAACATGATGAAGAAGAATATTATCTATAA
- the LOC129264833 gene encoding centrosomal protein of 170 kDa protein B-like isoform X2 produces MAWCLVANTGMLHILQQDLMLIGRDQCDISIQSRSVDKQHSVIAYDQVDGSHSIKDVGSLNGTFVNDSRIPEETYIQLKKGDSIRFGYDPITYRFDSLQLDNISVVKDQEGFIKQAFLTRQSPPDYNQSLRRAMQKRNAKESRNTYGKQASLQDHRPTSHGSPLYGQPAWWGESEDPSPDGSSTSPDDLRPRADTYSTQGSSDDNHTLESPSPHERPSRLPSNVPERDIPVVIYNRSDRRPVHQETPPHPQPQAEITLMASSEKAIGFTIDFGSNDDAAPKMARPDSLQNCIPQNVRQKIEKSTRMMEELKAERLMKKSQEEEAVMQSPRASPLSSRTDGWSGVGQGGRRTPKGTPETPSPGYQGDVNFQQMQRKNKSSNCLSEPLPPTNLRQRTFVKSSHKSKPNQGSPSPITAVSPGIDTEEDSQYQDDVEGEVDGGGGDDVSETGTYTIESDSQSKEVQEARERIDEEFGVEIEEKVPSDDDTDKDVGDEEMEEEEVFTGKQNGGTRLDKVGPGLRVRGDGSSRTAVDKIDDIEGKHKGGPGTPQWVQQWATMTTNSALPTEQHLPPDRLASPDRHGSPDQIIDGYEAEQSSRITDRDDHLSKKPPSGTRVQTSTPRTAPLQSPDSSSPRGSRGKRILPTTPAEKLQTVRQSSTSSSSEHTMRQNGFQASNSSAFHSPRNRAIEQQQQQEQQRYLQDRGMEEKAFGKRRQLHGSSDPIVPMGYQEEEARRDSWGPEGSMDTDVLLKDTETLMRNLEERMRTKRQDTPSPEMSDSHDMPHDISQDISVVSFEADVDTDVDTASNVSLVGGNNTWAGSKSRHYSCPEDNTTSEHSHYTNGRQKVARSVEKPRTTQADTQNRSSGNKTAPAPAKGGIWSRLSTPNKHKMQPAEKEPESVSDTEHSFRRNTHLTSSLPTGRISNRTVSRGTSENTKAVKKPKSLKPPPNLSQPRQTRSTMLRKSRFSEDSGADHSDISPSSSMSDLSSSKNFRRGGSMRETRSGAVSDSGRRTPVERGRGRTSASSARNGDSSARTDHSLGSQIARHARTQSIQDQKTKTAEPRSRLPTSASHNRTPSGNLSRKSSIGSTDSNVSGVRKTSSGAWRRYDTADDSDHDVDNYIKNVSTRRTTTQNHQSEERQQAPVIQRQKSSSLQNLQSSPPRTSPTRKPPNLRVEIAQASNTLAQNLQRLAQGESINEIQIDRIPKEQQMMDELLSEDSVHLNRQDIWQGERFHPQVPLQRSSSLSFQPDQTSQGLAGSPPIHIKKKPFNKSEVSIIFFSFDSLVLSSIHHLSIKMKDSADKIAYKLKKLQQPGASEDELSKVLRDSDFPLLKTNNKEIAGILQNLRKMEKRLEEIHGMVDPRNEIKLPEQLSPVNQMRRQYATEFNFATVSDSEAPLPMTTRHIGRAPVNTNLQRQRHTQQQQQQQQQQYQEHDEEEYYL; encoded by the exons GCGTTCTTGACGAGGCAGAGCCCACCGGATTACAACCAGTCCCTTCGCAGGGCAATGCAGAAGAGAAATGCCAAGGAAAGCAGGAATACATACGGCAAGCAAGCTAGCTTACAAG ATCATCGACCAACATCCCATGGTTCTCCCTTGTATGGTCAACCAGCATGGTGGGGTGAAAGTGAAGATCCTTCACCTGATGGTAGTAGTACTTCACCGGACGACCTGAGACCAAGAGCTGATACTTACTCAACTCAAG GTTCATCAGACGACAACCACACGCTAGAATCACCGTCCCCTCACGAGCGACCTTCCAGACTTCCTTCCAACGTGCCCGAACGGGACATCCCCGTCGTAATCTACAACCGCTCTGACCGCCGTCCCGTCCATCAAGAGACTCCGCCCCACCCCCAGCCCCAGGCGGAGATAACCCTGATGGCGTCGAGTGAGAAGGCCATCGGCTTCACCATCGACTTTGGGAGCAACGATGATGCTGCCCCGAAGATGGCGAGGCCAGACAGCCTCCAGAACTGCATTCCACAGAATGTGAGGCAGAAGATAGAGAAGAGCACACGTATGATGGAGGAGCTCAAGGCAGAGAGATTGATGAAGAAAAGCCAGGAGGAGGAAGCAGTCATGCAA AGCCCCAGGGCTTCTCCGCTGTCTTCAAGGACAGATGGATGGTCTGGGGTTGGACAAGGAGGACGTAGAACTCCCAAAGGTACACCAGAGACTCCATCACCAGGATATCAAG GAGATGTAAATTTCCAGCAAATGCAGCGCAAGAACAAGAGCTCCAATTGTCTTTCAGAACCTCTCCCTCCAACCAACCTTCGCCAAAGAACTTTTGTCAAGTCCAGTCACAAATCCAAGCCCAACCAGGGCTCGCCAAGCCCAATCACAGCGGTCAGTCCTGGGATAGACACTGAAGAGGACTCCCAGTACCAGGATGATGTGGAAGGTGAGGTGGATGGAGGAGGAGGGGATGACGTCAGTGAGACAGGAACCTACACCATCGAGAGTGACTCCCAGTCCAAGGAAGTCCAGGAGGCCAGGGAGAGGATTGATGAGGAGTTTGGGGTCGAGATCGAGGAAAAGGTACCCAGTGATGATGATACGGACAAGGATGTAGGGGATGAAgagatggaggaggaggaggtgttTACAGGAAAACAAAATGGTGGAACCAGACTGGATAAAGTAGGACCCGGTTTGAGAGTCAGAGGAGATGGAAGTAGCAGGACAGCAGTTGATAAAATTGATGATATTGAAGGAAAG CATAAAGGTGGACCAGGAACTCCACAGTGGGTTCAGCAGTGGGCTACCATGACCACCAACTCTGCCCTCCCAACAGAGCAGCACCTGCCACCTGACAGGTTAGCATCACCTGACAGACATGGGTCACCTGACCAAATCATCGATGGCTATGAGGCTGAACAATCTTCCAGGATTACTGACAGAG atGATCATCTGAGCAAGAAGCCACCATCAGGTACCAGAGTGCAAACATCTACACCCAGGACAGCACCTCTCCAATCACCGGATTCTTCCAGTCCAAGAGGATCTAGAGGGAAACGTATTCTGCCAACGACGCCTGCCGAGAAGCTTCAGACTGTTCGGCAGTCCTCCACGTCCAGCAGTTCTGAGCATACCATGAGACAAAATGGCTTTCAGGCCTCCAATTCCAGTGCCTTTCACAGCCCTAGAAACCGTGCCATAGAACAGCAACAGCAGCAAGAACAGCAACGCTATCTGCAAGACAGAGGCATGGAGGAAAAGGCTTTTGGAAAGAGGAGACAGCTTCATGGTAGCTCTGATCCTATCGTTCCAATGGGTTACCAGGAAGAGGAGGCACGGAGAGACTCTTGGGGGCCAGAGGGAAGCATGGATACTGATGTCCTTTTGAAAGACACTGAGACCTTGATGAGGAATCTTGAAGAGAGGATGCGGACAAAGCGTCAGGATACTCCATCTCCGGAGATGTCAGACTCTCATGATATGCCACATGATATATCGCAAGATATCTCTGTAGTGTCATTTGAAGCAGATGTAGATACTGATGTTGATACTGCAAGTAATGTGAGTTTAGTTGGAGGAAATAACACATGGGCAGGAAGTAAGAGCAGGCACTACTCTTGTCCTGAGGATAATACCACATCCGAACATTCACATTATACTAATGGAAGGCAGAAGGTTGCCAGAAGTGTAGAAAAGCCAAGAACAACTCAAGCAGATACACAGAATAGATCAAGTGGAAATAAAACTGCTCCTGCACCAGCTAAAGGTGGTATATGGAGTAGGCTGTCCACACCTAACAAACACAAGATGCAGCCTGCAGAGAAAGAACCTGAATCTGTAAGTGACACTGAACATTCCTTCAGAAGAAACACTCACCTGACAAGTTCATTACCTACAGGCAGGATATCAAACCGAACGGTATCAAGAGGAACGTCAGAAAATACCAAAGCAGTTAAAAAGCCCAAAAGTCTCAAACCCCCACCCAATTTATCACAGCCACGCCAAACTCGTAGCACCATGTTACGCAAGAGTAGATTCAGTGAAGACTCTGGCGCTGACCACAGTGACATCAGTCCCAGTTCTAGCATGTCAGATCTGAGCTCTTCCAAAAACTTTCGGCGTGGTGGATCAATGCGAGAAACCCGTAGTGGGGCTGTCTCTGATTCAGGTCGACGCACACCAGTGGAAAGAGGTAGGGGGAGAACTTCTGCATCTAGTGCCAGGAATGGAGACTCAAGTGCAAGGACAGACCATAGTCTTGGATCCCAGATTGCTCGACATGCCCGCACCCAGTCCATACAGGATCAGAAAACAAAGACTGCAGAGCCAAGGTCACGTCTTCCAACTTCTGCGTCCCACAATCGCACTCCATCTGGGAACTTATCCCGCAAAAGTTCTATTGGATCAACAGACAGTAATGTCAGTGGTGTCAGGAAAACTTCATCGGGTGCCTGGAGAAGGTACGACACGGCGGATGACTCGGACCATGATGTAGACAACTACATCAAGAACGTCAGTACTCGTCGCACAACAACACAGAACCACCAGAGCGAGGAGAGGCAGCAGGCACCAGTCATCCAGAGGCAGAAGTCCAGTTCCTTGCAGAACCTTCAGTCCTCTCCACCAAGGACATCACCAACGAGGAAACCACCCAATCTGCGGGTTGAGATTGCTCAGGCCAGTAACACCTTAGCTCAGAACCTTCAAAGGTTAGCTCAGGGAGAATCCATCAATGAGATTCAAATAGACAGGATTCCAAAAGAACAG CAAATGATGGATGAGTTATTGAGTGAAGATTCAGTTCATCTTAACAGACAGGATATATGGCAAGGTGAACGCTTTCATCCCCAGGTACCCCTTCAAAGGTCATCTTCACTCAGCTTTCAACCAG ATCAAACATCCCAAGGATTAGCAGGAAGTCCACCTATTCACATCAAGAAGAAACCATTCAATAAATCTGAGGTCAGTATCATCTTTTTT TCGTTTGATAGTCTTGTGTTATCATCCATCCATCACTTGTCTATCAAGATGAAAGATTCTGCCGACAAAATTGCCTACAAACTGAA gAAGCTGCAGCAGCCAGGGGCCAGTGAAGATGAGTTGTCGAAAGTGTTAAGAGACAGCGATTTTCCTCTCCTCAAAACCAACAACAAGGAGATAGCTGGTATCCTCCAAAACCTGCGGAAGATGGAGAAACGACTGGAAG AAATCCATGGCATGGTGGATCCTCGGAATGAGATCAAGCTTCCTGAACAACTCTCTCCAGTCAATCAAATGAGGCGACAGTACGCCACAGAGTTTAACTTTGCTACTGTTTCTGACTCTGAGGCACCCTTACCCATGACAACAAGACACATTGGTCGTGCCCCAGTCAACACTAACCTTCAGAGGCAGAGGCACactcagcagcagcagcagcagcaacaacaacagtATCAAGAACATGATGAAGAAGAATATTATCTATAA